TCTACATCAGTAATTGAAATAATTCCACTTAATCTGTCATCTTTAATTTCATTCCTTTGAATAATTTCTGAAAGTTCTCTTTTAATTTGCTGACTAATACGACGAGGACGATTATATGATTTCATGACGCAAGCTCCTTGAGGCTTATTCTTTCTTTTTCTATAATGGTCCAGCATTCAATTAAATCACCTTCTTCAATTTCATTAAACTCTTGAAAAGAAATACCACATTCAAATCCTGCTTGAACTTCACGAGCATCATCCTTAAAGCGTTTTAAGCCGTCTATTTTACCTTGATATATTAATTTTCCGCCTCTTGTGACCTTTGCAATTTGATTTCTCTGAATCTTTCCCTCAGTTACATATGCACCAGCAATTTTATTACCTTTGCCAAAAGTAAATATTTTTCGAACTTCTGCTACTCCAAGTTTAACTTCTTCTTTTTCAGGCTCAAGCAATCCTAGAACTGCTTTCTCTAAATCTTCTGTAATTTTATAAATAATATCGTAAATCCTAACATCTATACCTTGCTCACTTGCAATCTTTTGAGCATTTACATCAGCAACAACATGAAACCCAATTACAATAGAGTTTGTGCTAGCTGCCAAATTAATATCATTCTCAGAAATGTTTCCACTTCCTACATGAACAGGTCTAACTAATACTTCATTTGTTGAAAGTTTTATAATTTCTTTTGCAACAGCTTCAGCTGAACCCTGCACATCTGCCTTTATAATAATTTTCAACTCATGTACTTGACCTTCTTTTACCTTAGATGAGAAATCAACTAGTCCATATGACCCATGTTTTTCTAGTTCTTTCAATTGATTTTGTTGTGCAATTTCTTTTGCTTCTTGGTAAGTTTTACAGACCTGGAAAGTATCGCCAGCACGAGGTACATCTGATAAACCAATTACTTCAACTGGCATAGAAGGTGGTGCTTCTTCTACTTCTTTTCCATGATCATCAAACATTGCTCGAACACGCCCTGCAACTTTTCCTGCAACTAAACAATCTCCTTTTTTTAGAGTTCCATTCTGAATCAAAAGATGAGCTATTGAGCCTCTTTCTTTTGAAAGCTCAGCTTCAATTACTGCACCAACTGCAAGCCGGCCTGGATTTGCTCTAAGTTTGTACGAAAGTTCTGCATCAGCTACAAGAGTAATTTTTGTAAGTAAGTCATCTAAATCAATTCTTTTTTTCGCACTAATTCTTGAGCATACTGTTTTACCACCATAGTCTTCAATTAAAAGATCATGTTCTGCTAACTGTCCAAGTACTCGATCTGGCTGAGCACCTTCTTTATCAATCTTATTTAATGCAATCACAATAGGTACGCCAGCTGCTTTAGCATGATCAATTGCCTCTATGGTCTGTGGCATAACTCCGTCATCTGCAGCAACTACAAGAATTGCAATATCTGTAACTTGGGCTCCTCTTGCCCTCATCGCAGTAAAAGCCTCATGGCCAGGTGTGTCTAGAAAACTTATCTTACGTTTTTTGTTGTCATAATCTAATACTTCAACTTGATAAGCTCCAATATGTTGTGTAATCCCTCCTGCTTCTTGCTCAGTAATCTTAAATTTTGTTTTTCTTATAGCATCAAGCAAAGTAGTTTTACCATGATCAACATGCCCCATGATGGTTACTACTGGTGGTCTTGGTAAAAGATCTTCTTCAGCTTCAAGCGAAATATCTGGCTGTAAACTTATTTCTTCTTTAGCTTCTTCTTCAGTTATAACTTCATAGCCTAAAGATTTTGCACATTCTATTGCTAGCTCAAGCTCAATCGTTTGATTAACAGTTTTTATTATTCCACTTGAAAATAAATTTTTTACAACTTCTGTTTCTTGTAAGCATAATTTTTCTGCTAGCTCTTTAACTGACAATGCTGAAGTTAAAGTTACAATCAAAGGTTTAGATATAGTTGCAACAGTTTCAGTTTCTTTCTTTTCTTTCTCTTTTTGTTGATGTCCACCCCTTGTTCCGGATGGTCTTTTAGTTCTTCCCATCATAGAAGGCACCATGGTTGGTTTTGCTACACGGAAAGGTTGAACAGGTAAATTTGGTAACAATGGTTGTTCTTGTTTTTTAGGTTGGATACGTATTGTTTGTTCTTGTACTTGAGATACTTCTTGTTTTTGAATTATGTTTACACTTGTAGTTTGTGTCTCAGTTGCTTTTAATTCACTGACTGGTGCTTCTGTTGGTTTTTCTTCAGGTGGTGGAGGCGGCTTAATTCTTCTTACAATTTTTAATTGTTTTTTTACTGGCACAGGTTCTGGTGGTGGAGCCTGACTTGCAGGCTTTTCTAGTTTTGATTTTTTTTGTTCCTTTAGTTCTTGAATCATTGCTGAAGGGTCTAACTTTAATCCGCTTTCCTGTAAAGCTAAAACTATTCTTTCTACTAGTTCCTCATCAACTGAGCTTGATGCACTTTTTACAGGATAGCCAAGCTGCTCACATATAGAGATAATTTGTTTTGCTACATCAGATTGCTTTTGCTTGCGAACTTTTTCGTCAGATTCAGACTTAGTAATAATCCTAGTTAAATCATAAATACGAGGTTTAGTAGTTTTCATACTGCCACCTCATTTCTTAGGTTTTGAGGTTGAGGGAAGTTTAAAAGCTGATTAATGATTGTTGATAACTTGGAAGCTGGGACTTTAAGCATTTTTTGAAGTTTTTTTTCTTTAATTGCTTTATTAACACAGTCTGAATTTTTACATAAATATATTGATCTGCCAAGTTGATATTTGTTTGGGTTTAAAATAATTTGTTCAAGGCCAGATCCCAAATCATGAATCTTAGTCAGACGAATAAGGTCACTCTGTGTACTTTGCTTGCGACAAGTAATGCATTGCCTAATTAGATTTTTGTGATTCTGGTTCTTGATCTTTGGTCTCCTTGGGTTCTTGTGTTATTACTTCTTCAGTTACTTCTTTTTTATCTTTATCTTTTTGGTCTAAAACAACAGTGGTCTTTGCTCCAACACCAAATGGCTGGCCTTGGATTTGAGTTTCACTTCTTATGTCAATTTTCCATTCAGTTAGCTTAGCTGCTAACCTGACATTTTGTCCGTTTTTCCCAATAGCTAGACTTAATTGATCATCAGGTACAATTACTTCTGCACGTCTTCCAGTAGGGTCATCGTACAAAGCAACAGTTACAATTCTTGCTGGACTTAAAGAATTAGAAATAAAGTCAATAGGATCCTGAGACCATCTGATGACATCAATTTTTTCATTTCTTAGTTCTGTTACAACATTTTGAATTCTTGCACCCCTGCTGCCAATACAAGCACCAACAGGATCAATGTCAGCATCGTTTGAATGAACTGCAATTTTAGTTCTGTATCCTGCTTCTCTAGCAATTGCTTTGATCTCAACTGTTCCATCATCTATTTCAGGTACTTCAAGTTCAAACAACTCTTTAACTAACTCTTCATGAGTATGAGAAACAATAACAGTAGGGACTCTACCTGATTCTCTTAATTCCTTTACATAAACCCTTATTCTTGAACCTACTTTATAAGTCTCACCAGGCAACTGTTCTCTCGGGGGTATATGACCTTCAAACCGTCCAAGGTCAACAACAACGTTTGGTTTTCCGTTGTTTAAAATTTCAATTCTCTTGATTTGGCCTGTCATCATTGTTCCTTGACGACCAACAAATTCTTGTTTTACTAAATCTTTTTCAGCTTCTCTTAAACGTTGAGTCATTATTTGCTTTGCAGCTTGAGCAGCTATTCTTCCATATTCAGCAAAATCATCCGGAGTAACATCAATCTCAAGTATTTCATCAAGTACTACATCAGGCAAAAGTTCTTTAGCTTCAGCTATTGCAATTTCACGACACTCATTTGTAACTGTTTCAACAATTGTCTTTGGTGCAAATATACCAATCTCGCCAGTTACTTCATCAAACTGGATGTGAACACCATCAATATTGTGATCCGGGACTTTCTTTTTATATGCAGCAAGAATTGAATCACAAATAGCATTAATGAAAACCTGCTTTGGAATATTCCTTTCACTTTCCAATTGTTCTGCTGCCTCTATTAACTGAACTCCAATCTTATACACGGTGTAACCTCCTAGTGTTTCATTGTTCTTTATCTACAAAAAAAGCTGGAAGTTTTTAAAACCCCAGCCTGACTTGGCTTCCTGTTTTACGGATACATTGTACCACGGCAAACCTCTACCAAAGCAATCCAATGATAACCTTTAGTGCAAATCTTGTATTTTGAAGAAATGTGTAACTCTCTCTCCTTTTTTGTTTAAAAATTATTTCTAGTCTTTTTAAATTTTGGTAAAAACCATAAGCATTAAGTAAAAAATAAAAAGATATAGTAATTAGAATCCAGAGATATATAAGTAAAATAACTTTGCAAAGTAACATAGCTTGTTTATAATTTTGCTATTTGATCAAAAGATAATTCAACTGGTGTTGATCTTCCAAAAATACTTACCAATGCTTTAACTGTTTCTCTTTCTTCATTAATTTCAGTTATCTCACCAATAAAATCCTCAAACGGCCCTGACTGGATTTTTACTGATTCACCAACAATAACATCAATAATCTTTTTGCCTTCTTTTGTCTTTGTAAACACTTGGCTCTTTCTTAGAATTCTTCTTACCTCTGATGGTGGGACAGCAAGTGGTTGTTTATTTGCACCAATAAATCTTGTTACACCTGGAGTATCTTTAATTATTCTCCAGGTACTATCATCCATAATCATTTCAATTAATACATACCCCGGGAATTCACGTTCTTTTTTCTGGACTCTTTTACCATCATGAATCTTAGTAACATCTTTTTCAGGTACTATTACATTAAAAATCTTGTCATCAGCACTTAGAGTCTTTATTCGTTTCTCAATATGTTCTTTTACCTTGTTCTCATGGCCTGAGGCAGTTTGAACAACATACCAATTTCTTGTTTGTGGTTTTCGTGCTTGTTTTGACTTTAGCATAAATTTTCTTGCCTTTAAAAAAGTCTACCAGTAAAAAAGTCAGCAACTAACTTAAAAACCTTATCCATAGCAAAAATAATACCAGTAATTATAGCTACTAGCAGCATTACAGAGAAAAACTCTGTAGTAGTTTGTTCTCTTGAAGGCCAGGTTATTTTTAAAAACTCACTTTTAACCTCAGACAAAAACTGCTTAAGGTTAAAAGGTTTAGTCTCTATCTCGACCTTTCCATTATCAGTCTCTTTCTCACTCATTGCTATTGCCATAATTGGTTTTTACCTCTTGTATATTGTACATTACAGTGTAAATATTAAATTGGTAAAGTATAATTTTCTAGTGCAGTACTACTATGCTCTTTTTGATCTTCTGATTTCTGCTCCTCTGATTCTCTGGAATGCGCCCTTAGTTCAGTTGGTAGAACGCAGGTCTCCAAAACCTGATGTCGTAGGTTCGAGTCCTACAGGGCGCGAGTAAAAGAATAACGCTCAAGATTTTCTAAAGACGAAAATCTTGAGCGTTGTGACAAGAGGCAAACTGGAAGTCTGTGGAAGTGCAAAAGCCGAGTCTCGAGGCTGGAGCACGATTATAAAAAAGAAGCAGGTCTCCAAAACCTGATGTCGTAGGTTCGAGCCCTACAGGGCGCGAGGGTTAAACTGGGAGGATAAATAACATGTCAAAAAAAGTTACAGGTCCTGTTTTCAAAATAGAAGACGATCTTTATGGGATGACTAAAAAACAGATAGCTGAAGAGGTAAGGATTATGAGAGAGAGAGCTGAAAGAGTAAGGCAAAGACTAGATCAAAATGTTTCGTTTGTATTGAAAAAAAAAGATGATATGACAAAGTAAGTCATACGGCAGGAGTCAATTTTGGAATGTGAATATAGCCGTCAAAGTTCATTATTTCAGTTCTAACGTCCATTACGAGGGCGTGAATTAGTGGACAGAAATCAGTGGTCAGAGGAACAGATGTTTTGTATTCAAAGTAGAAATAGTGTTGATTTAAGTAGCCATGGATAAAAATAAAATTAGATTAATGCTTGTCGAGGATCATGTTCTAACAAGAATTGGTCTTAAGGTTTCACTTGAAAAATATCCAAACCTTGATGTTGTTGCAGAAACTGCAAATGGAAGAGAAGCAATTGAACTGGCAAAGGAAAAAATTCCTGACTTGATTATTATGGACATTGGTCTAGTGGAACTTGATGGTATTGAAGCTACTAAAAGAATCAAAGAAGCAAACCCAAATATAAAAGTAATCATGTTAACAAGTCATGAATCTAAAAGAGAAGTATTAGCAAGCTTAGCTAGCGGAGCCGATGGTTATTGTTTAAAGGATACCTCACCTGAGCAATTAATTACAGCAATAGAGTCAGTGTATGAAGGAAATGCATGGCTTTCAAGCCAGGTTGCTGAGAAGGTTTTAAGAAATATTTATGGGAAAGATATAAGTCAAATCGAACAAATAGCAAAGTCTTCTGTTGTAAATATCCCGACAGGTCCTTTGTCGGATCGAGAATTTGAAGTTTTAAAGCTTATTGTAGATGGTAAAAGTAACCAAGAAATTGCTGACAAGCTTTTTATAACCTTAGCTACTGTAAAAACACATGTACGTAGTATTTTAAATAAACTAAGTGTTGATGACAGAACACAAGCAGCAGTAAAAGCAATGAGAGAAGGTCTGGTTAGTTTTTGAAGTTTAGTTATTTAAATTGATAAAAATCACTTGGTAGAGTTGAGACATCATAAAGAGTTTTTAGTAAGTCAGTCTCAGTTATTAAACCTATAAGCTTTCTGTCATTATCTACAACTGGTAAGCAGCCAAATTTGTTGATCAGCATTATTTCTATTGCACCTTTAAGTGGTGTTTCTGGTCCAACAGCTGTGACTTGTTTTACCATTGCATCTTTTACTAAGATCATATCTGAGTTACCACTTAATGAATCAATTATTTCTCTGTAAGTTACAAGTCCAACTAGTTTTTTATTTTTATCAATGACTGGAAGATTTCTTATTTTTTGTTGTCTCATAAATTTTGAAGCATTAAAAATTGTTTCATCTTCAGAAAGCACTCTTGGATCCTGATTCATTATGTCTTTGACTCTCATAAGTTAAGGATATCGCAGCTAAACCTAATTGTTAATGGTTAAAACAATCAATGAAGATAAAACCTGTGTATATGGGTATAACACTAAGAGCAAGTTACAAAAATATAAATGAGGTGGAAACGATTTTAAAACATATTGATGAATCTATTTTTGTAGATACACCACAAGTATTTAATATAATCATAGACTTAAAGAAAAGTATCAATAGCTTATTTGACAAAGAGCCATTCATTCCCAAAGAAGATTTTGAGAATTATAATTATACTTGGCCGCCAAAAAAGAAATCAAATCCTTAGGTAGGTAGATAAAAATGGAGAATTTAACAGACGAAAAACGTCTTCGTCTTCTTATAGAAGCTCAGCCAATTTCAATGATAATGACTGATATAACAGGTAAGATTACTTTTATAAACAAACGAACAGAAACATTGTTTGGCTATACTCAAGATGAATTGATAGATCAAAATATTGAGATGTTAGTACCTAAACGTTTTCGCAAGACACACTCTGAATATACTGTTTCTTTCTTTAAGGAACCACAAGCAAGACCAATGGGAGCTGGAAGAGATTTAGTTGGCATTCATAAAGATGGCAGAGAAATCTTAATAGAAATAGGACTTACTCCAATAAAGACTGAGGAAGGACAATTTGTACTAGCATCAATCATTGATATTACTGAACGAAAACATTTAGAAGAGTTACTGAAACAAAAAACCATAGAATTAGAACGTTCAAATAAAGAACTAGAACATTTTGCATTTGTTGCTTCCCATGACCTACAAGAGCCGCTACGACAAATAATTTCGTTTAGTGATTTATTAAACAAGAAATATCACAATGTAATAGACGAAAAAGCAGATACGTACCTGCACTATATGCATGATAGTGCACTTAGAATGAGGATGCTTATTAAAGATATACTTGAATTATCGCGAGTAACTACTAAAGCACTTCCTTTTAAACCAGTTAATTTAGAAACAGTAGTACATCAAGTAATAAATGACCTTGAAGTAAAAATTAAAGAAAAACATGGCAAGGTAGAAATTAGTAATTTACCAACTATCAATGCTGAAGAAAATCAAATGAGACAGCTTTTTCAAAACTTAATATCAAACTCATTAAAGTTTTCTAAAAAAAATATTTCACCTCACATAATAATAGAAAGTAAAAACATAAGTAATGGAAAAATAGAAATTAAAGTACAGGATAATGGAATTGGTTTTGACAAAAAAGATACAGAAAGAATATTCCAGCTTTTTCAAAGATTACATACAAATGAAGAATATGAAGGAACAGGAGTAGGGCTTGCCATATGTAAAAAAATTATGGAGTATCATAATGGCAAAATTACTGCTTGTAGTCAAGTTGGTAAAGGGACAACTTTTATACTTAGTTTTCCCTCATCTACAATTTTTTAAACAAATAAGTATAAAATAACTAAACTATAAAGATGATTTTTTTAACCTAACTTAATGTAATAAAGCATAAACATTGTTTAAGTATAAAATGTTTATATTCGTGTAAATAGGGTAAGAAGTAAAGGGGATTTTTATTATGAGTGGTAATTTTATAAACAAACTTGCATCATTAGGTAATAAACCTACTGAAGTGTTGTTAATAGAAGATAATTCCAAAGACGCGGCCTTTATATCTGAACTTTTGCATAGCAATGAACAGTGCAAGTTTAATGTTACTCGTGTTGATAGACTGAAATATGGTTTTGAATATCTTGACAAAAAGGATTTTGATGTTGTCCTTTTAGATCTTACTTTACCAGACAGTCTTGGTTTTGATACACTTAAAAGTTTAAAGGATAGAATTCCTAAAGTGCCTATATTGATATTAACTGGATCTGTTTTAAAGCGTGAAGAGATGAGGCATTGTATAAAAGATGCAAGTGGTTATTTAGTAAAAGGCTACGTAGATAGTAATGGCTTGTCATGCAGTATATTGTCAGCTCTTAATGAAAACTCTTTTGCTTACCAGAATCAAACCATGCAGCCTGCTTAGTAGTAATTGACAAACTTCGATAATAAGATACTAGATGTCCCATTAATTCAATAACCATCTTTCTACTTATTTCAGTGTAGTCTTTTGCTTTTTCAGATGAAAGTTCCCTACTTCTTTTTTTTAGTACATTTGCATGAACCTCTAATACATCTTTTGGGCTAGCTTTAAGTATGCCTAGTTGCTTAGCAATAAAATTTATTTCGTCTGAGTATTTTTTATTATTTTTTTCTGACTTGTTTTGAATTTCTAATTCTAATAAATCTTCGTATTTTTCAACTATCTCCATAAAAAGTAGTGGGAAAGACTGACTTAATGGTACAAACCCATATAACTGAGTCAAAATATCACCATTAGGTTTATTTGCTAAATCTTCAAGATCGCTTATTTCTTTTTGATGCTCTTGAACTAATTTTATTTTTTCAAACTCTTGTTGAAGTTGCTTGCTTTTAGTGATGTCACGTACTATAACTGATGTTCCTGTAATTTTTCCTGAAGCATCTTTTATAGGAAATACAGTTAATGAAATATTTATTCTAGTGCCATCTTTTTTCATTCTGACTGTTTCATAATTTTCAAGATATTCACCTTCTTTTATGATTTTAGAAATCATAGGTAATTCTTCTTCTTTTTCTTGTGGTACTAAAATTGAACAATGCTTTCCTTTTATGTCTTTTGTACTATAGCCATAAATATATTCAGCAGCATGGTTCCAGCTTAATATAGTACCGTCAGATGCGATGCTAAAAATCGCATCACTTGAAGATTCAATGATAGATGCTAAAAGCAAGTGTAGTTCTTCGGAAAGTTTTTTTTCAGTAATATCTCTAATAATTGCACATATTGCAGTTATATCTCCCTTAGAATCCTTTATTGGAGCTAAGTCTGCTGAGACATAAATCTCTTTTCCATCTTTTCTTATTCTTTTTGCTTCATATTGAACTGTACGCTGGCCACTTTTTAGTTTTTCAACAATTTCAGTGATTATATCTTGATGTTCAGGTGGCATAACAATTGAAATATGTTTTCCAATAGCTTCACTTACTAAGTAGCCATATATTCTTTCTGCACTTGGATTCCAACTAACAATTTTGCCCTCAAGAGTTGTCGCTATAATTCCATCAGCAGAATATTCTACAAGAGAAGCTAACTGTGATTCTAAATCTTCAGCTCTCCGGGCTAATTCAGTTTCTAATTTCTTATTAGCCCCCTCTATCTTTTTTTGTTCAGTAATGTCTTTAATAATAGCTGCAAGACTAATTGGCTCTTTGTCTTCACCCCTTACAATAAAGACTGTAAGCAAAATAGGGACACGTGTTCCATCTTTTCTTATATATTCTTTTTCATATTCTTCAGGTTTACCTGTCTGTAGAATTCTTTCAATTATTTTAGCTTCGTATTCATAATACTCACAAGGAGTAAGATCCTGATATTTTCTACCTAACAATTCTTCTTTGGTGTAGCCTGTTAATTTAGAAAAAGATTCATTGACATCTATTAAAGTCCCGCTTAAAGTTGCATAGCCAATAGCATCTTTTGAAGAATTATAAATTCCAGTAAAACGCTCATGCATTTTTCTGTATTCTTCTTCAGCTTTTATTCTTATAGCTTTTTCTTCTTCAAAAACTGCAAGTTGTGCTCTTAAAACTTTTAGTTCTTTTATTAATTCTTCTCTTGTTCTCTCTTGAATAGTTAGTTGTGCTGCCATATGTTTTATTGATTTGGGCCTAAAACCAAGAGAGTAAACCTTCTCTCTTAATTGTTTGTAAGTGGAAAGATATCCACTAGTAAAAACTTACGAGTATTTTACATTCCAAAAAGCCTTGTTGGTTTAATTCAGTTTTTTTAAGTAGCATTTTTTAATGATCAGCATTTATTTTTCTTAAACTTCTTTAAATACCTTAATAAAAAATAAACCCAACTCGTATTTCAATTCTTACAATCTCTTACAATTTGAGGATCATTTCTTATCTATAGCCGTCGTTAAATTTCTTTAGAGGAGTTGTAGTGCTTTTTTTATATTCAACAACAGTTTTTGTAAGTGGCCTTTTGCTTTTTTGGATACAACCAATGTTTGCAAAAATGATTTTACCAGTGCTTGGTAGTGCACCAGCAGTGTGGAATACCTGTGTTGTTTTTTTTCAAGCAGTTTTATTGCTTGGTTATATTTATGCTCACGTATCAATAAAATTTCTTGGAGTACAAAAGCAATCTATTTTTCATATTCTACTTTTATTTTTACCTTTTTTTGTTTTGCCTGTCTGTATTCCAAAAGGATGGACACCTCCTGTAGGTGAAAACCCTATTTTGTGGCTTTTGCTTTTGCTTTCTTTCTCAGTTGGTTTGCCGTTTTTTATTATTTCAACAAGTGTACCAATGCTTCAAAAATGGTTTTCTTTACTAGGACATAAAACAAGTAGTGATCCTTATTTTTTATACGTATCAAGTAACTTTGGAAGCATGATAGGTTTGCTTAGTTATCCAATTGTTATTGAACCTTATTTAAAATTAGTAAACCAAAGTATACTGTGGTCTTTAGGATATTTTTTACTTGTGTTATTGGTTATATGCTGTGCTTTTACTTTGCATTTTAAAAGGGCAAATATAACTAGTCCTTCAACAACTTATACTGAAATAAGTGAAGATAGAGAAACACCATCTTCTACTAAATTTAAATGGATCATTCTTGCATTTATTCCCTCAAGCTTACTTTTAGGAGTAACAACTTATCTTACTTCTGAAGTTCCAGCAATTCCTCTTTTTTGGATAATACCACTAGTAATTTATTTACTTACTTTTATTTTAGTTTTTTCCAGGAAAGAGTTAATTTCTCATAAGCTCATGGTAAAAGTAATGCCTTATGTAATATTGCTACTGGCTGCTTTTTTAATTTTTGATATTGGAAAATCTACTTACCTTTTTAATTTAATACACTTATTAATGTTTTTTGTTGCTTCTATGGTATGTCATGGTGAACTTGCAAAAACAAGACCAGCTACTAAGTACTTAACTGAGTTTTATCTTTTAATTTCTCTTGGAGGTGTTCTTGGAGGAATGTTTAATGCTTTAGTAGCTCCATTATTATTTAACAGAATCATTGAGTACCCCTTAGCTATTGTCTTAGCTTGTTTAGTATGCCTTCACTTAACAAAAGCAAATTTACTAGACTATGTTCTTCCTTTATTAATTGGTTTAATTATTTTTATACTTATTAAGGTATTGCCACTACTTAGTTTAAAGATAAGCATACTTAAAATTATTTTTGCAATAATTTTGCCAATAATAATTTGTTTCTTCTTTTCAAAAAGACCTGTACGTCTTATTCTCTCTGTAGCAATTCTTTTAATAGCAAGTGTTTATTATAAATATTGTGAACAAGAAGTATTATTTATAGAGAGAAGTTTTTTTGGCATTCATACAGTAAAGTATGGATCTGGGAAAAAGTTTCATTCATTATTACACGGAAGTACCTTACATGGCTGCCAAAGAATTAATCCATTAAAACAAAAAGAACCTCTTGCATACTATAGTTATACAAGCCCAATAGGACAGGTTTTTAAAAATTTTGAAAATATAAATGATGCTTGGCATGTAGCTTTAATTGGTTTGGGTACAGGTTCTATTGCTTCATATGCAAAACCAGAACAAGTGTGGATGTTTTATGAAAT
This region of Candidatus Melainabacteria bacterium genomic DNA includes:
- a CDS encoding YlxR family protein, which produces MKNQNHKNLIRQCITCRKQSTQSDLIRLTKIHDLGSGLEQIILNPNKYQLGRSIYLCKNSDCVNKAIKEKKLQKMLKVPASKLSTIINQLLNFPQPQNLRNEVAV
- a CDS encoding response regulator transcription factor; protein product: MDKNKIRLMLVEDHVLTRIGLKVSLEKYPNLDVVAETANGREAIELAKEKIPDLIIMDIGLVELDGIEATKRIKEANPNIKVIMLTSHESKREVLASLASGADGYCLKDTSPEQLITAIESVYEGNAWLSSQVAEKVLRNIYGKDISQIEQIAKSSVVNIPTGPLSDREFEVLKLIVDGKSNQEIADKLFITLATVKTHVRSILNKLSVDDRTQAAVKAMREGLVSF
- the infB gene encoding translation initiation factor IF-2 — protein: MKTTKPRIYDLTRIITKSESDEKVRKQKQSDVAKQIISICEQLGYPVKSASSSVDEELVERIVLALQESGLKLDPSAMIQELKEQKKSKLEKPASQAPPPEPVPVKKQLKIVRRIKPPPPPEEKPTEAPVSELKATETQTTSVNIIQKQEVSQVQEQTIRIQPKKQEQPLLPNLPVQPFRVAKPTMVPSMMGRTKRPSGTRGGHQQKEKEKKETETVATISKPLIVTLTSALSVKELAEKLCLQETEVVKNLFSSGIIKTVNQTIELELAIECAKSLGYEVITEEEAKEEISLQPDISLEAEEDLLPRPPVVTIMGHVDHGKTTLLDAIRKTKFKITEQEAGGITQHIGAYQVEVLDYDNKKRKISFLDTPGHEAFTAMRARGAQVTDIAILVVAADDGVMPQTIEAIDHAKAAGVPIVIALNKIDKEGAQPDRVLGQLAEHDLLIEDYGGKTVCSRISAKKRIDLDDLLTKITLVADAELSYKLRANPGRLAVGAVIEAELSKERGSIAHLLIQNGTLKKGDCLVAGKVAGRVRAMFDDHGKEVEEAPPSMPVEVIGLSDVPRAGDTFQVCKTYQEAKEIAQQNQLKELEKHGSYGLVDFSSKVKEGQVHELKIIIKADVQGSAEAVAKEIIKLSTNEVLVRPVHVGSGNISENDINLAASTNSIVIGFHVVADVNAQKIASEQGIDVRIYDIIYKITEDLEKAVLGLLEPEKEEVKLGVAEVRKIFTFGKGNKIAGAYVTEGKIQRNQIAKVTRGGKLIYQGKIDGLKRFKDDAREVQAGFECGISFQEFNEIEEGDLIECWTIIEKERISLKELAS
- a CDS encoding response regulator, producing the protein MSGNFINKLASLGNKPTEVLLIEDNSKDAAFISELLHSNEQCKFNVTRVDRLKYGFEYLDKKDFDVVLLDLTLPDSLGFDTLKSLKDRIPKVPILILTGSVLKREEMRHCIKDASGYLVKGYVDSNGLSCSILSALNENSFAYQNQTMQPA
- a CDS encoding PAS domain S-box protein, whose product is MENLTDEKRLRLLIEAQPISMIMTDITGKITFINKRTETLFGYTQDELIDQNIEMLVPKRFRKTHSEYTVSFFKEPQARPMGAGRDLVGIHKDGREILIEIGLTPIKTEEGQFVLASIIDITERKHLEELLKQKTIELERSNKELEHFAFVASHDLQEPLRQIISFSDLLNKKYHNVIDEKADTYLHYMHDSALRMRMLIKDILELSRVTTKALPFKPVNLETVVHQVINDLEVKIKEKHGKVEISNLPTINAEENQMRQLFQNLISNSLKFSKKNISPHIIIESKNISNGKIEIKVQDNGIGFDKKDTERIFQLFQRLHTNEEYEGTGVGLAICKKIMEYHNGKITACSQVGKGTTFILSFPSSTIF
- a CDS encoding CBS domain-containing protein, coding for MRVKDIMNQDPRVLSEDETIFNASKFMRQQKIRNLPVIDKNKKLVGLVTYREIIDSLSGNSDMILVKDAMVKQVTAVGPETPLKGAIEIMLINKFGCLPVVDNDRKLIGLITETDLLKTLYDVSTLPSDFYQFK
- the secE gene encoding preprotein translocase subunit SecE; this encodes MAIAMSEKETDNGKVEIETKPFNLKQFLSEVKSEFLKITWPSREQTTTEFFSVMLLVAIITGIIFAMDKVFKLVADFFTGRLF
- the nusA gene encoding transcription termination/antitermination protein NusA encodes the protein MGVQLIEAAEQLESERNIPKQVFINAICDSILAAYKKKVPDHNIDGVHIQFDEVTGEIGIFAPKTIVETVTNECREIAIAEAKELLPDVVLDEILEIDVTPDDFAEYGRIAAQAAKQIMTQRLREAEKDLVKQEFVGRQGTMMTGQIKRIEILNNGKPNVVVDLGRFEGHIPPREQLPGETYKVGSRIRVYVKELRESGRVPTVIVSHTHEELVKELFELEVPEIDDGTVEIKAIAREAGYRTKIAVHSNDADIDPVGACIGSRGARIQNVVTELRNEKIDVIRWSQDPIDFISNSLSPARIVTVALYDDPTGRRAEVIVPDDQLSLAIGKNGQNVRLAAKLTEWKIDIRSETQIQGQPFGVGAKTTVVLDQKDKDKKEVTEEVITQEPKETKDQEPESQKSN
- the nusG gene encoding transcription termination/antitermination factor NusG — its product is MLKSKQARKPQTRNWYVVQTASGHENKVKEHIEKRIKTLSADDKIFNVIVPEKDVTKIHDGKRVQKKEREFPGYVLIEMIMDDSTWRIIKDTPGVTRFIGANKQPLAVPPSEVRRILRKSQVFTKTKEGKKIIDVIVGESVKIQSGPFEDFIGEITEINEERETVKALVSIFGRSTPVELSFDQIAKL